Within Deltaproteobacteria bacterium, the genomic segment CAGGGATCTCGAGACCCGCCTCCAGGAATGCGAAAAGTATGGGATCTCCGAAAACATTTCTGAAAACGGTTGGCGCAACAAAAAGAACTGGCGGCGCCTCCAGGTGGGGATGAAGAGGGGCCAGGTAGAGGCCCTTCTTGGAAAGCCGGTTAAGGTCATCAAGGGAGTCCGGACCCTCTGGTACTACCCAAACATCTTTTGCGGTTACGTATCCTTCGATGAGAAGGGGAAGGTTACCGGTTGGAGTGAGCCGTAAAAACTGACTCGGTGATCTCGGGATCTGAGACCGCCGGCCGTCAATCTTCGATCAGGTGGAACAGGAAAGAATAAGGATTATACCAGTGATGATTTGAGACAGAAATTTCTCCCCATACATCAGGAAGTCAAAAACAGACTCTCTCTTTCCTTTTCTCTTTCTCAAGAGGGACTTTCGGCCGCAAGTTCGGCCAGGATTTCCCGGTTCCGCTGGATTCGCTTCATGTCCGCTTTTCGATTGGCCTTGTTCGGCCTTTTCTTGCCTTTCCGGATGGCCCGGACTTTCTTTGTCTTGGAAGCCATATCTCTAATTACCTCCCTAATGCCCGTCCAAAAATAAGACGGCTTTTTTATCCTCAACCTGCAAAATTGTCAAGACGTATTTTTCACGAAAGTCTCCACGGTTCGTTCCCACCCATCCTTACCGAACCTCCAAAGAAAAAGCGCGATTCCCGTCGCCATAGCGGCGTTCAGGGATTCAACCCCCGGCACCATAGGGATCCCCACGGTCTCCAGATGATCCATTCCCCCGGGGAGCCCCGGGCCCTCAAGACCCGGAAGGAGGCCAAATACGGGAGGGAAGCAGAAAGAGCGGATGTCCTTGCCGGAAGGGGAAAGGGCCACGACGGGGTTTTCCGGCTCCATCAACGCTTTTATTGAAGGACCTTTTACCAAGGGAACCCGGAAAAGGCAACTCCCGGCGGCCCTGAGGCACTTGGGATGAAAGGGGTGGGCCGACTCCTCCAGCAGGACCACTCGTGGGACCCCGAACGCCGCCCCCGCCCGGATCACGGCCCCCACGTTCGCCGGGTCCTGGAAAGGAACGAAAAGGGTGCATCCCCGGGGCCAATGACCCGGATCCCATTTGTCGAGACGGGGTGCCCGGAGGAGCAGAACAGGCCCTCCTGTCCCGAAGATATCCACCTCCCTGAAAAGCGCCGGACTCAGGCGATAAAGGGGGAGGCCCGCCGGTACGGCCAACCCCGAAATCTTCCGCCCTTCCTTCAAGACCAGTGCTTCGCAAAGGTCGGGAAAGTCCCGGAGGATTTCTCCGACCTGCCGGGCCCCATAAAGGAGTGTGTATCCCGATTTTTTAACCCCTCTGGGACCGGACACTTTGACAAGCATCTTGAAAAATGAATTGTTCCGGCTGGCGATCTTCACTCCTTCCATGGACATTCATCCCTGGACGGCCGAACTCTTGTCCCCCGGCGCCCCGGGAAAGGTCCAAGCCCAACCTTTTCGGGCGGGCCACTCAGGAACCCGGTCAGCGAT encodes:
- the bamE gene encoding outer membrane protein assembly factor BamE; its protein translation is MTPIKLPKRFALYRITLLLILSLSLLIPVHSRAEDGEIIQLRRKVSELEKRIRDLETRLQECEKYGISENISENGWRNKKNWRRLQVGMKRGQVEALLGKPVKVIKGVRTLWYYPNIFCGYVSFDEKGKVTGWSEP
- a CDS encoding RNA methyltransferase; this translates as MEGVKIASRNNSFFKMLVKVSGPRGVKKSGYTLLYGARQVGEILRDFPDLCEALVLKEGRKISGLAVPAGLPLYRLSPALFREVDIFGTGGPVLLLRAPRLDKWDPGHWPRGCTLFVPFQDPANVGAVIRAGAAFGVPRVVLLEESAHPFHPKCLRAAGSCLFRVPLVKGPSIKALMEPENPVVALSPSGKDIRSFCFPPVFGLLPGLEGPGLPGGMDHLETVGIPMVPGVESLNAAMATGIALFLWRFGKDGWERTVETFVKNTS